The following proteins are encoded in a genomic region of Brachypodium distachyon strain Bd21 chromosome 1, Brachypodium_distachyon_v3.0, whole genome shotgun sequence:
- the LOC112270088 gene encoding uncharacterized protein LOC112270088 has product MATSLLVAVAVAALLLCSCAMSIVVGSSLSGGASGDVETMQSTAAAAEVDDGWRGMARGLGGARSLGQRVPEKAPPPPKPNKYAGARPSRPPPPPPPPFVRFAGLNVL; this is encoded by the exons ATGGCCACTTCACTGctcgtggccgtggccgtggccgcgcTCCTCCTGTGCTCGTGTGCAATGTCTATCGTCGTCGGCTCGTCGCTCTCCGGTGGTGCAAGCGGCGACGTGGAGACGATGCAgagcacggcggcagcggcagaagTCGACGATGGCTGGAGAGGTATGGCGAGGGGACTCGGGGGAGCGAGGTCGCTGGGGCAGAGAGTGCCGGAGaaggcgccgcctcctccgaaGCCAAACAAGTATGCGGGGGCGAGGCCTTcacggcctccgccgcctccaccgcctccgttTGTGCGCTTCGCCG GGCTGAATGTGCTCTGA